The genomic segment TCGCTGGAGTGGCGGACACCCGCCGACTGCTGCTACAAGACATAGGACAGTTGAGAGGGCCGCGCAGCGTTGCCGGCCGAGGTGTGCCAGACAATCGCACCAACATTTGCAAGCGCAGAGACGCGCATGACCACAAGTCGGAGGCGACTGGAACATGAGTGATGGCGGCAACGCCACGCCTGGCCAGCACCGCGCCCCCGACGAGGGCGAGCGGGTAACCCGCACGCCCCGCGCTGCGGCCGGTGCCGCGCCGTGGGAACGCATCCCGGCGGCTGCCCCGCCGAGCGGGAACCACACCACGGGCGTCACCGTCGCCGACCTGATCGCCAAGGTGTCCGGCTCCCGGCCCCCGGTCGAGCCCACCCGGCACCGCGTCGAGGACGACGGTGACGACGCCACCGACCTCTTCGTCACCGACCTCACCGAACCAATCCCGGTTGTCACCGCCGCCTACGCCGACGAGGTACCCGACCTCGAGGCGATCAGCCAGGCCCGCGGTCCGCTGGCCGTCGAGCCTGACCCGGCAGTCCTGGCGCCGACCCCTTTAGAGAAAAAGAAGAAGCCCAAGTCGCGCCGCAAGCCCGTGCTGCTGGCCGGGCGATCCGCGGCGGCGATCTTCGCGGTGTCGGCGCTGGCCCTGACCGGCGGCGCCTGGCAGTGGCAATCCACCAAGAACGATCTGCTGCGCAACGTCGCGGCGCTGGACACCAACTCGCGCGACATCATCGACCCGAACGCCCAGTTCGGCGACGAGAACTTCCTGATCGTCGGCGTCGACAGCCGCACCGGCGCCAACGGTGAGATGGGCGCCGGAACCACCGAGGATGCCGGCGGCGCCCGCTCGGACACCGTGATGCTGGTCAACGTCCCCGCCGACCGCAAGCGCGTGGTCGTGGTGTCCTTTCCCCGCGACCTGGCCATCACCCCGGCCTACTGCCAGGCGTGGGATCCCGACACCGGCAAGTACGGACCGGTCGCCGACAAAACCACCGGCGAGATGAGCGACGACTACCGGTACACCGAGACGAAGCTGAACTCCGCGTACTCCTATGGCGGACCGAAGTGCCTGGTCAAGGTCATCCAGAAGATGTCGGGGTTGTCGATCAACCGCTTCATGGCCGTCGACTTCGCCGGCTTCTCCAAGATGGTCGACGCGGTCGGCGGCGTCGAAGTGTGCAGCACCACCCCACTGAAGGATTACGAGCTGGGCACCGTGCTGGAAAAAGCGGGGCGCCAGACGCTCGACGGGCACACCGCGCTGAATTACGTACGCGCCCGCCAGGTCACCACCGAGGTCAACGGCGACTACGGCCGGATCAAGCGCCAGCAGCTGTTTTTGTCCTCGCTGCTGCGCTCGATCATCTCCAAGGACACCCTCTTCAGCCTCAACAAGCTGAACAACGTGGTCAACGAGTTCATCGACGACACCTACGTCGACAACGTCAGGACCAAGGACCTGGTCGACCTCGGCCAGTCGCTCCAGGGCGTCAACGCGGGCCGCATCACCTTCGTCACCGTGCCCACCACGGGCATCACCGACAGCGACGGTAACGAGCAACCCCGCACCCAGGACATCCGCGCGCTGTTTGATGCGATCATCAACGACGATCCGCTGCCCGGCGAGAACGACACCAATGCCACGCTGAGCCCGACGACGGCGTCGCAGAACGCACTTCAGGCCGCCAAGCCCAGCCCGGTCGAGCAGCAGGCCGAAACCACACAGACCGAATTGGTCAACGCGGTGACCACCGACCCGAACGACATCACCGTGCAGGTGTCGAATGCCACCGGCCAGGACGGGCTGGGCTCCACCGCCGCCACCGCCCTCAAGCAACACGGCTTCCACGTGCTGACCCCGGACGATTACACGGGCAGTGTGACCGCGACGACCGTGATGTTCTCGGCGGGCAACGAGCAGGCCGCCGCCACCGTCGCCGCTGCGTTCCCCGCCGCCCAGATGGAGCGGGTGTCCGGCCTCGGTGAAAACGTGCAGGTGGTCCTCGGACCCGACTTCAGCAGCGTGGCCGCCCCGCCGCCGAGCGGATCCGCGGTCAGCGTGCACGTCAGCCACACCTCGAAGAGCACGCCCACCGAGCTGCCCGAGGACCTCACCGTCACCAACGCGGCGGACGTCACCTGCGAATAAGCCGGGTCAGCGGCGCACGCGTGTGCGTTCATTCACCGGTCGTTCATCCTGCCTCGGCATACTTGGTGCACTTGCAGAAAGTAGGGTGGACGCCATGCGTACCGCATACCACGAGCAGCTCGATGCTCTGACCAACCAGCTGGCCGAGATGTGTCGGATGGCCGGACTCGCGATGGAACGAGCGACGCAGTCGCTGCTCCAGGCCGATCTGGTGCTGGCCGAACAGGTCATCACCGACCACGAACAGATCTCCGCCGCCAGTGCGCGCGCAGAGGAAGCAGCCTTCGTACTGCTCGCCCTGCAGGCGCCGGTCGCCGGTGATCTTCGCGCGATCGTCAGCTCAATTCAGATCGTTGCCGACGTCGACCGGATGGGCGCACTGGCACTACACGTCGCCAAGATCGCCCGCCGCCGGCATCCCCAGCACACCCTGCCGGAGGAAGTCAACGGTTACTTCGCTGAAATGGGCCGTGTCGCAGTCGATTTGGGCAACAGCGCCCGCGAGGTGCTGCTGTCCCGCGATCCGGAGAAAGCGCGCCGCATCCGCGAGGAAGACGACGCGATGGACGACCTGCACCGGCATCTGTTCACCGTGCTGATGGATCGCGAGTGGAAGCACGGCGTGGCCGCTGCGGTCGACGTGACGCTGCTGGGCCGCTTCTACGAGCGCTTCGCCGACCACGCCGTGGAGATTTCCCGTCGGGTGATCTTCCAGGTCACCGGCCGCCTGCCCGAAGAAGAGGAAATCGCGGCCACCTAGAGACATCCGAAAGGGCCGGTATCGCTTAGCGATACCGGCCTTTTCGTAGCTGTGGGCTCAGCCGAACCGGCCGGAGATGTAGTCCTCGGTGGCTTTCTGACTCGGGTTGGAGAAGATCTTCTCGGTGTCGTCGATCTCCACCAGACGTCCCGGCTTGCCGGTGGCCTCCAGGTTGAAGAACGCGGTCTGATCGCTGACGCGCGCGGCCTGCTGCATGTTGTGCGTGACGATCACGATCGTGAACTCCTGCTTGAGCTCACCGATCAGGTCTTCGATGGCCAGCGTGGAAATCGGGTCCAGTGCCGAGCAGGGCTCGTCCATCAACAGCACATCGGGCTGCACGGCG from the Mycolicibacterium crocinum genome contains:
- a CDS encoding LCP family protein, producing MSDGGNATPGQHRAPDEGERVTRTPRAAAGAAPWERIPAAAPPSGNHTTGVTVADLIAKVSGSRPPVEPTRHRVEDDGDDATDLFVTDLTEPIPVVTAAYADEVPDLEAISQARGPLAVEPDPAVLAPTPLEKKKKPKSRRKPVLLAGRSAAAIFAVSALALTGGAWQWQSTKNDLLRNVAALDTNSRDIIDPNAQFGDENFLIVGVDSRTGANGEMGAGTTEDAGGARSDTVMLVNVPADRKRVVVVSFPRDLAITPAYCQAWDPDTGKYGPVADKTTGEMSDDYRYTETKLNSAYSYGGPKCLVKVIQKMSGLSINRFMAVDFAGFSKMVDAVGGVEVCSTTPLKDYELGTVLEKAGRQTLDGHTALNYVRARQVTTEVNGDYGRIKRQQLFLSSLLRSIISKDTLFSLNKLNNVVNEFIDDTYVDNVRTKDLVDLGQSLQGVNAGRITFVTVPTTGITDSDGNEQPRTQDIRALFDAIINDDPLPGENDTNATLSPTTASQNALQAAKPSPVEQQAETTQTELVNAVTTDPNDITVQVSNATGQDGLGSTAATALKQHGFHVLTPDDYTGSVTATTVMFSAGNEQAAATVAAAFPAAQMERVSGLGENVQVVLGPDFSSVAAPPPSGSAVSVHVSHTSKSTPTELPEDLTVTNAADVTCE
- the phoU gene encoding phosphate signaling complex protein PhoU, coding for MRTAYHEQLDALTNQLAEMCRMAGLAMERATQSLLQADLVLAEQVITDHEQISAASARAEEAAFVLLALQAPVAGDLRAIVSSIQIVADVDRMGALALHVAKIARRRHPQHTLPEEVNGYFAEMGRVAVDLGNSAREVLLSRDPEKARRIREEDDAMDDLHRHLFTVLMDREWKHGVAAAVDVTLLGRFYERFADHAVEISRRVIFQVTGRLPEEEEIAAT